In Coregonus clupeaformis isolate EN_2021a chromosome 7, ASM2061545v1, whole genome shotgun sequence, one genomic interval encodes:
- the LOC121570623 gene encoding transcription factor Sox-17-alpha-A: MSSPDAGYASDDQNQARCAISIMMPGMGHCQWADPLSPLGDTKVKSESSSGNQNRGKNEPRIRRPMNAFMVWAKDERKRLAQQNPDLHNAELSKMLGKSWKALPVSEKRPFVEEAERLRVQHMQDHPNYKYRPRRRKQVKRIKRLDSGFLVHSMSDHQSTSLGGDGRVCMESLSYHHEHGYQVSPQSLSHYREAQALGGNSYESYSLPTPDTSPLDAVETDSMFFPGHSQEECHMMPVYAYHSQGAEYPPQDPHSNHHTNPMLHRHHSSPTEQQQASQAGPMPPSFNQLAMYYSQHCSPSHPKRHPGHGAGQLSPPPDSHSHPVDQVEQMHPSELIGEVDRSEFEQYLNSSRPGDMTGLSYGAHEANMQGPESLISSVLSDASTVYYCNYNNS, from the exons ATGAGTAGTCCCGATGCGGGTTACGCCAGTGACGATCAGAACCAGGCTAGGTGCGCGATCTCAATCATGATGCCTGGAATGGGACACTGTCAGTGGGCAGACCCCCTGAGCCCTCTCGGGGACACCAAAGTGAAGAGCGAGTCCAGCTCCGGGAACCAGAACCGTGGGAAGAATGAGCCGAGGATCCGGAGACCCATGAATGCGTTCATGGTGTGGGCGAAGGATGAGCGCAAGCGGCTGGCACAACAAAATCCAGACCTGCACAATGCGGAGTTGAGCAAAATGTTGG GGAAGTCATGGAAAGCCCTTCCTGTGTCTGAGAAGCGGCCGTTTGTAGAGGAGGCTGAGAGGCTTCGAGTGCAGCACATGCAGGACCACCCCAACTACAAGTACCGACCCCGGCGGAGGAAGCAGGTGAAGAGGATTAAGCGCCTGGACTCTGGGTTCCTGGTCCACAGCATGTCCGACCACCAGAGCACCTCCCTAGGTGGGGACGGTAGGGTGTGTATGGAGAGCCTGAGCTACCACCATGAGCATGGCTACCAAGTGTCTCCTCAATCCCTCAGCCACTACCGTGAAGCCCAGGCCCTCGGAGGGAATTCCTACGAATCCTACAGCCTGCCCACCCCCGACACGTCACCGCTGGACGCCGTGGAGACAGACTCCATGTTCTTCCCCGGTCACTCTCAGGAGGAGTGCCACATGATGCCTGTGTATGCCTACCACTCCCAGGGGGCAGAGTACCCACCTCAGGACCCTCACTCTAACCACCACACCAACCCCATGCTCCACAGACACCACTCCTCCCCCACAGAGCAGCAGCAAGCCTCCCAGGCTGGCCCCATGCCCCCCTCCTTCAACCAACTGGCCATGTACTACAGCCAGCACTGCAGCCCCAGTCACCCCAAGCGACACCCAGGCCATGGAGCAGGACAGCTCTCCCCTCCCCCAGACTCCCACTCCCACCCAGTAGACCAGGTGGAGCAGATGCACCCCTCAGAGCTGATAGGGGAGGTGGACCGCAGTGAGTTTGAGCAGTACCTGAACTCCTCCAGACCTGGAGACATGACAGGCCTGTCTTATGGGGCGCATGAGGCCAACATGCAGGGACCTGAGAGTCTGATATCCTCTGTGCTCTCTGATGCCAGCACAGTGTACTACTGTAACTACAACAACTCCTAA